GATGGGTGCCGGTCACCGATTGCTCGGAAAGATGTCGCGCCGTGACGGCGCCGTCGCGGAGATGCCTGTCTTCCACGGCCCCTTCGCGCAAATGCTGCGACAGCACGGAGGCGTCTTCCAGCTTATCGGAAGTAACCGCCTTTTTCCGCAAATGCTCGCCCGCAATCGATTGCGGTTTTACATGTTCGCTGCCGATCTGACTGTGCCCGATAATATCTCCCAGCACCGATCCGCGCACCAAATGCGAATAATCGACGGCCCGATACCCGATATGCTGCGGACCTACCGACTCCGGCGCCAGTTTGTCTCCCGTCACCGAGGAGGGCGCCAAATGCTGCGTGCTCACCGATGATTCGGCCAGCTTCTCGGCCGTGATCGCTTGGTCGCGCACTTTGTCCGTCGTGACGGCGCCTTCGGCCAGCTTGGCGGTGTCGACGGATTCGTTGGCCAAACAATCCGCGGTTACCGCGCCGACCTGAATTTTGTCCGCAGTCACGGAGCGGTCCGCCAGCTTGCTGCCGACGATCGATTGATCGGCCAGATGTTTCATTTGAATGGAACCGTCGGCGATTTTGATCGAGCTGATCGTCTTGTCAGCCAGCTTTGCGGAAGTAATGCTGTTATCCATCAGCTTGTCGCCGGAAAGCGAGCGGTCCTGAATTTTGCCGGCGGAAACCGCCCCGTCGGCAATATGCGCTTCCACAACGGAATAAGGAGCGATTTTCTGCTGCGTCACCGCGTGGTCCGCCAGCTTGTCGGGCCCTATGGCGTAATCGGCAAGCGCCTCCGCATCCAGGCTGCCCGGCTTGATCTTGGTGCCGTCTATGGAATGAGCGGCCAGCTTGCTGCCCGTCACCGCCTCGTCGCGGATGTCGTCGGTATAAATAAACTGGGCGGAGCGTGCCGGCTGTCTGCGCTCCGAGAGCAGCAAAAGCGGTGGCGGAACAACGTCCGTTTTTGCCGCCTCAGGAAGAGGCGCCGGGTGTTCCTTGTCGTTTTCCTCCGTGCCGCGGGAAGCGTCGGGCTGCTCGGGCTTGACCGAAAGTTTGCTGATTTTTGCATTCGATTTAGCGTCATGCGCTTCGGATAAAGGTGCTTTGGCCGGTGTTTTCGGTCCGCCGGATGCCGGCGGCGCCTGGGGAGGAACGGACAAAGCCTGCCTCGCAGTTGAAGTTGAAGGTTGATCTGTGCTGCCTGGCGCCGGCTTGAATACTGCGGGCGGCGAGGTCGATACGGGTGGTGTGGGCGCTGCAGGTGGTAGGGCCGGTGCATTTTTTGCAGGCGATGAAATCGATAAAGCGGATGAAGCTGATGATGAAGCTGAAGACAGTGAATCGGCGTCCAGCCATTGCAACTCGTTCAAATTGGCGTTGGCCCGCCGGTAAGCGGCTTTGCTGCCGGGTTGCCCCTTGCCTCGATGTTTTTTCATATAATTCCCCTTCCGTCAGACTGGTCTGTTGTAACATATGCGAATACCTATCCCAAAGTCACAACGCAGTCTGTCCGGTACGGAAAAAATGTGCAGCTACCCAAGGCTAGCGCTCCCGGATCATGTCCAGCCAACGAGCCGCCGTATGCTCCCATGTAAAATGCTCCCGTACATGCCTGAGGCACTGCTCGGCCATACAGCGACGCAACTCGTCATGCTTCAGCAGCGTGACGGCCGCCTTCGGCAAATGTTCTCCGAGATGATCCGGCTCCAGCAAAAAACCCGTTACCCCATGCACGATCACCTCGCCGACGCCCCCTACGTTCGTGCCGATGACCGGCACGCCGGTGGCCATCGCCTCCACATTTACAAGCCCAAACGCTTCCTTGCTCAGCGAAGGAACGACCTGCACGTCGGCAATCCGATACCAATCTTCGATCCGGTCGTGGGGAACAAAATCGACGAAGCGAACATGCTTCGGCACTTTTCGCGCGAGCCGGTACAGCTCGCGCACGTAAGGCGTGATCCGGTTCGAGCCGTAAGATGCGCCGCCGATAATGATCAGCATCGCCTCCGGCACTTCCCGGACGATGTCCGGCATCGCCTCCAGCAGCCGGTGGATCCCTTTTTGCTCAATCCACCGGCCCACGTATAATATGATTTTCCTTCCTTCCAGCCCCTGACCGGTCATCATCTGCTGCCGCAGCCGCCGGCCCTCATCTTCCCATCTTGACTTGAAACGTTCGAGATCGACGCCGAGGTGATTGATCCGTACCTTGGAACGAATTCCGGGAACGAGCCTCGTTATTCGCTCGCGCAAATATTCGCTGTTCACGATTATGAGGTCGGCCGCTTCGCAGCATCGCTTCAGTTGAACCCGGCTTATATAGGGACGGGAGACAAAATTAAGCGAGTGCAGCGACAGCCAAATCGGGGTGCGCGGGTGGCGCTTGCGCAAAAAAAGGACGAACCGCGGGCGGTTTTCGACCTGGATCACGTCGGGCTGCAGCAGCTTGAGCTCGCGGTTCACCCTGTAAATATATCCGCCCTTTTTCCGTACCTGCGGACGAATATAAACGACGCCGTCTCTGATTTCGCGCGAAGGAAGCCGCTTCGTTTTTTTGCCGAAGACGAACAATTTGGTTTCGCCGCTGACCCGCTTCGCAACATTTTCCACCACCAGCTCGACGGAGCTGCTCTTTCCCGATGGAATGGCAAATGTTCCCGGCGTTACGATAGCGACATACGGCACCTTCCTCACAAACTTACGCCCCCCTGAACCATTGTTACTGTAAGTGTATTCAGCCCGATCTTATATCGGGTGGGCTTCCGGTCGTTTGGGCAAGCGGCTTGGAGCGCGGCCTTTCGGCGTTCTCCGGTTTCCCGAGGCACCTGCCCAGGATCTTTCGCATTTGCCGTTAAGATGGTGTCGAATGCCCTGGCACACCTGTCCATACGGATGACGACGGCTCGGCATATGCTGTACGGAACCTGCCTTAGACAAAACGAAATTCAAGGAAAGGAGCGGATTCCATGGATTCTCCCTACGTGGGAATTATGGTAGGCGATAAGATGTACAGCCGTATTCCATCGGGGAAGACAAGGCACGAGGCGATCCATTATTATCACGATGCGGGCAAACGGTATGGGCTGACTCCCGCCTTTTTCCGCATGCGGGACTACAACCCGGAGCAAAAGTGCGTTACGGCATATATCAATGAAAACGGTCGTTACGTGGCCAAAAAAATCCCGGTCCCGGCTGTCATTCATAACCGTGCCATCTATCCTTCCGACAAGGAGTTTCGCGAGCTGGAGGCCTGGGAACGAAGCGGACTGCGGATATTCAACCGCTGGAACCGTTTCGGCAAGCTCCACGTCCATGAAACGTTAATGATGGATCCGGCGCTGCGGCCCCACCTTCCGGGAACATTTCCCGCAACGCGGGAGAACATCGCCGCCATGATGAAAATGTACGATCAAATCATTATCAAGCCGGACCGCAGCAGCATCGGCCGCGGCGTCATGAAGCTGGAGCGCTGCCCCGGCGGGTGGCAGCTCACCTACCCGGTAACTTTAAGCGTTCAAAACAATAAATGGCGGAACATCCGATTCCGAAACGCGCTGCCCCGCCTTCTGCTGCGCCGCCTGGCCGGCATGAAATATATCGTCCAGCAATGCCTGCCGCTCGCCACGTATCGGGGCCGGCCGTTTGACATGCGCGTTTCCGTGCAGCGCGGAGCGGGCGGAGAGTGGCAGGTCACCGGCATTGTGGCGAAAGTCGCCGGCAAAGCCGTGTTTTTGACGAACGTTGCAAAGGGCGGCTCCGTTTACCGGCTGGAGCATATTTTGCAGGAGGAATACCCGCACCTGTCCGTCCCGGAAGTGATGCGGGGGGTCGCGGACTTCTCGCTCAGCGTCGCGCGGCGCCTTAGCAGCCAGCTTCCCCATCTCGCCGACCTCGGGCTCGATATAGGCATCACGACGTCCGGATTTCCCTTGTTTGTAGAATGCAACGGAAAAGACCAGCGTTACAGCTTTCGCAAAGCCGGCATGATGGAGGAATGGCGATCCACCTACTTCAACCCGATCGCTTATGCCAAATATTTGCTGGACTCCGGAGACACGCCTCCGATGTAACCGCAAATCCCCCAACCGTTTCTTCCGGTTTAAAGGGCAGGTCATGCCTTCCATGCCGCAGGAAACGGTTTTTTGGGCTGCTCCATTCCGCTCCGCTTGTAATCGCGACTCCGCTCCTTTACAATCTAATCAATTAAAGACTGAGCCAGGAAGTACTCCGCGGCCACAGCAAATGAGCGAAAACCCGCGAATGATAGGGAGATTAAATATGGACAGGTTTCGAACATACGAAGACAAAATAAGGCTGGAGCTGAAGCAGTGGGAGAATAAGCTGCTGCAGCCTCCGGGTTTCGTGGAGAGAACGTCCCGGCTCGTTCAGGGGAAAATCAACCAGGTCATTCCGGAAAAAGTTCACGAGGCGATAACGGCCGCCGTGAAAGGCATTGTGAAAACGGCGCTGTTCAGCCTGGACTATATCCCCAAAGGCGAGCCTCTCGAAGGAATTTCGCTGGCGGAGCGCGACCGCCGGGCTTCGGAGCTGCTTTCCGTCTATAAAAAGCTCGCCGCCGCCGAAGGAGCGGGCACCGGCGCAGGCGGCATCCTGCTGGGTTTGGCGGATTTTCCGCTGCTGATCGGAATCAAGATGAAGTTTTTGTTCGAGCTTGCCCACGTATACGGATTCCGGACCAAAGATTACCGCGAGCGGTTGTTTTTGCTTTACGTATTTCAGCTCGCATTTTCCGGACAAACGAAAAAACCGGCGCTGCTTCAAACCATCCTCCGCTGGCCCGAAACGGCCGCCTCGCTGCCGCCGCTGCAATCGAACGTCGAGCATATCGACTGGCAGCAGCTGCAGCAGGAATACCGCGACACGATCGATTTTCGCAAAATGCTCCAGCTTGTGCCGGGCATCGGCGCCGTCGTCGGCGCTTGGGCCAACTATGGTCTGCTGGAGGAGTTAGGGGAGACCGGAATCAACTGTTTCCGGCTTCGCCTGCTGAACGGTCCGCAGCCGGAACCGCTCGAAGGACCGGAGGCGGAATAATATCCGTGCACGCCAAAAGGGCGGATCGCATCGATCCGCCCTGGCCTTGTTTTTATGCTTCGGTTCCCTTACTCCTCCACGCAAGCTTTCCACTTCTCCAGCTCGTTGGTGCAAACCCATATTTGCGGATAGCGGGAGCGAAGCGCGCGCATCTCTTCTTCGTCATCGATCGTCCATGCGATGATCCGGATGTCCTGCTCCGCGCAGCGCCGGACGAAATCGTCGTTCAAATATATGGATTTGACCGACACGTATTTGGCGCCGAGCTGCTTCGCCAGCGGAAACACCGACGGTGTCGCGCCGTAGATGACAAGCCCGAGCTCGATGTCCGCGGACAGTTCTCTCATCCGGATGATCGAATAATGATCGAAGGAAGTAACGAACACCTGGTCCTGCATACCTGCGTCGGCAACGACCTCAAGCACTTTTTCCTCGAGCCCGGGATACAGGTTGCCGCTCTGCTTGAGCTCGATATCGACTTTGGCCTTCCCTTTGGCCAGCGCAAGCACTTCCTCCAGCGTCGGGATCGGCTGGCCGCCGCCGGCGTCCAGCTTCCGCAGCTCCTCGAACGTATAATCGATCACGCGGCCTTTCCCGTTCGTGGTCCGGTTTACGGTCGTATCGTGAATCACAACGGGTACGCCGTCCTTGGTCAGCTGCACGTCCAGCTCGAGCACGCTAAAGTTCAAATCCAGCGCGGCTTGAAAAGAAGAAATCGTGTTCTCCGGGTACTTCCTGGGATAACCTCGATGCGCCAGTCCGGTTACGGTCATATGGGTTGTCCTCCTCCATTGTTCATTCCATGCGGAAATGCTCCAACCCTTTTATCATAACTCATCCGTAGACGGCTGACCATGTTTTCCCGGCACACCCTCTTCGCCCCATAACACGGTTTCATTCAGTGCCGGCTCACAGGCTTCTGGGGATGCAAACGTAATCCAGGGCGAAGTTGTTCGGATCAGGCTCGTGCAGCTTTCTGAGCTCTCCGTTCAATGCATCCATCTTGTAAATATCGTACCCCGGCATAAGATTGACGATATCCTCCAAGACGACCCCGCAATGAGGATGGTATTCAAAAGCGATCAAAGGTCGCGATTTATGCAAAATGTCCGAAGCGCCCTTCAGCACCTGGTACTCATTCCCCTGCGTGTCGATTTTCAGGACGTTTACTCTGCTCTTGATGTCCTCGTTCAGAAAGTCGTTGAGCGTGATGGACGTCACCTTGGTTTCTTCAAAGCTTCCAATCTCATGGTGGTAGTGAATCGTTGACAGCGCACGATTGTAATTATCCTTGCTTTGCATGTAGAAGCTGACCGTGCCCTGGCTGTCTCCAACCGCATAATTATACGCTTGAACATTGGACAGCGAATTCGCCGCAACGTTGCGTGTCAACGTCCCGTAGATTGCCGGATGGGGCTCGAAGCAAATGCATGTAATCCCAGGAGACAAGCTGGCCAAATTTAGCGTATGATACCCGATGTAGGCGCCGACATCCAATACAACACCCCCTTCCTTGCTAAAACGGGACATCAAATCCGCCAAATGCGGTTCCCATCTGCCGGTTTTCATAATGTAATCCTCGACGATGCCCGGTCCGCTAATAAACATCTTCAGCATTTGACCGAAAGAATTGTGCGCAAGCACCAAGAACTCTTCTCCCCACTGATAAGCGGCTGATTCGCCAGTCATTCGATCTACCTCCCTCGCTAACGAGACGCACCCTTACTGATCGCGCTCCTATCCCGTTACCCCGACAAACTAACCTACCAATACGGCGTATACGTCTCCCCATGCAAGAGGGTTCGGCAGAATGCGATCAAGATCGGCAAGAAACTGCTTTGGTTCCAGCCAGTAGGGCAGATCAAACCTCATGCTTTCCTCGGAAGAAATGTTAAAACGATAATTCCCTAATGCTGCAAGGAGATGAACACATTCGACAGCCGGTTGAAGATGCTCTTTGGTAAATTCGAAAGAAAGCACCGGAATCGGAACGGATAATCCTGCAAGTACGTGAGACTCATACCCTTCGACATCAATTTTGCAAAAAGCGGGAATACCGTACTCGCGAATCAGATTATCCATTGTGGTCACTTGGATTTGTATCTTATTGTACCAGTCGATGTGAGCGAAACGGCCGCTCGCTTTCGTCTGATGAATCCATTCCGCGGACATCGAAGCAAGCGGATTCCACTGGCTCAGATTCAACTCCCCGACCCCTTCATACGGCCCCAGAGCTTTCTGAACCAATGTAAATTTAGGATGGTTGCCGAATTGGGCCCAGAGACTTTGAATGCAATCCGGCTGCGGTTCTACCGCCACCACGTTGGCGCCAAGATGCAGAAAAACCGCTGTGCGATTACCGACATTTGCCCCTACATCAAAACATAAAGCACCAGGTTTAACGAATTGGGAATACATACTTATTTTGGATTGAAAATCATGATCCATTTCTTGTTCACCCCGTAATCAAATTTGCTTATCTTCCGATCAGGCTGCCCCTCACATAAAAGGCGTCTCCCCAGGTTGGATGATATTGCACGGTTTCTACACGATGAAAGCCGTACACGCTTAAAAAATGATCCAATTGACCGATAAGCACACAGCCTTCATAAAGCTCTTCAAAATTGACTTCGGTAGTAATCGCATCCAGGTGCTGAAGCAAGCCTCCTGCTCCTTGAAGAGCCAGCAGCTCCGCCCCCTGTATGTCCATATTCAATAATTTGAAATCAGCCGGGGAGAAATGAAGTTCTGCCAGCAGCGAATCCACCGTTCGCGAGGGGATGGTGATTTGATACATTTCCGCTATTCCCGGATAATTCGTCGTGACTGTTTTCAACGGCAGCACGGAGCTGCAGAAATCGGATGTGGTGACATGAAATTGAACAACTCCGTTCCGGTCCGTAATTGCGTAGTTAGCCGTTCTTACATTAGGAAAGGAACTTACGTTGGCATTCAAACGATGATAAACGTCAGGGTTGGCTTCGACAAACAATATATTTTGCATGCCCAGAGATTGGTATAAATGGACTTCCTGCCCTTCGTGTGCACCTAAATGAATAACTCCATGGTTTCCGATACCATAATTTTTGCACAAAGAATATAAATCGATCATCCCTTATTCGACCTCCAAACAGCATATTTAATTTCGGGAGTATAACCCTATCGCTTCTTGACTTTGCATGATGCCAAGGGCGAGATCCAGTTTAGACATGCCTGACCAAAGCAGGTTCACATGAAAGTCCAACTCTTCCTGCCCCGGCATTCGGCACAGCAGCTCGCGGTAGCAATCCCGAACGAAATCGTATCCTTCCTTGGACATCATCGTTTTCAATGTCCAGATACTTCGTATATTAAGGCTGTCCCAGTCTTTGACGGCACTTTCTACGGCATTAGGATGAAGTATAATATCGTTGGATTCGTCCATGCGGAACAGACTTCTAAGTTTTCTGATAAAATCCATCTTGACCAATGACTCCCCTGCTCTTTCATTTGTGACATTGGCGAACCGTAAAGTTTCGGATAATTTATACAGGTCGACCCTAATATCTTCAACCACATTCAACGAATTTGTTGGATCGACTCGGCCTTCACCGGTCAAATAATAGTAATCCAAGCCAAGGTTATGGCTAAGTACCCAATACACCGGATGAACGTAGTTGGGAGCGAAGATTTCTACGACCTTTGTTCCCGGATTGCAATATATTAAATTCGTCAACCCGGCCCCATGAGGTGCGACTACCACTTTCGCAGATGCGAAGAGCTGGGCTTCCTCCTGTACGGTTAGAAACTCCAGAGCAACAGGATGGAATCCATATCCTTCCAAAAATCGGATCACTTCATCCTCATTGATCACTTTTCGATATTTCGTGTGCGCGCGTGTGATATAAATTCGCTCATATCCACTAAATGGATTGGTTTTACTATTACCCAGAAGCTGCTTTTTCAAGTAATCGCTAACCCACTTCGGCACCTGTCCGGTGCATCCGGGCATAGAAGAGACGACCAAAGTTCGGGCTTCCAGATGAGTAGATTCGTTACAATCGAGCAATTTTTCTTCAGGGATACCTAATGCTGCGAGTGTTTCCGCTTGAAAGCGCGGGCGACTTTGGCGATTGATGATGAATCGATCGATGGGAATTCCGCTGCGGCGCAATAATTCGAACCGAGGAAGTACGTCAAACAGCCAATGATAATAATTCGAGCTGGCAACAGAGGTTAGTACGGCCACAGTTTCGTTCGATTTTATCAAAGGGGGCAGCACGGTTTCGGAAAAAATCGAATGCTGATAGGGCTGCTTGTTATATTCCAATGAAATATCCCACAGCAGCTTGTGATCCGGAGTGCAAACGGCTCCGTTAGGCCCCCAAACCCGCCCCCAGGGTACGACAGCGACAAATTGTTCCGGCGGGTCATGCAATAACTTTATAAATTTATGATGGTAAGGAGACGGCCAGATGGTTTTGGCGTCGTAACGGATGGAAGGGGGTTCCGTATCGAATTTGACGTAATACGGATGCATCCCATTCATATTGCAAAAGGAAACCAACCAATCCTTTGTATTGATGCAAACTTCGGAAGGAGACGTACCGCTCCAAAATTTACTCATTTGATGCCTTATCGCATAAAGAATTGAAAACAACACTTCCAATTTCGATTTTCCGCTTCTCAGTAAAGAAACATAGTAATTTAAATCGTAAGAACTCGGCTCCTGATGCAACCACTCCCGGAATACTTCCACGACGAATCCATCCCAATCCTTTTTCAAAACGTTTTGCAATCTCTGAGCTATACTCATGTTCTATGCTCCCTCCGAGACCCATGAGCCAATTGGTTACAAATCAGGTGTCGGATACCTGTTTTTCGAAAGCCATTCTTGAACATGCGCGGTACCGTTCTGCAGCACTTGATAAAATTCGTATTCTTTTGCAGAAAGCGGGCTTACTTCATCGACGATATAGCTTAGCGCGCGCGGATCCGAACTTAACCCTATTTGGGCAGGTATTACATGGTAGTAACAATCGATCTGAACGTCAAGATTTTGACTTCCCCAAGGAATTTCAATATTTAACTTAAATGTCCCCGGCTGAATAACATCGTTTTTATAAAATTGATTATTTACATAAATGGAGCAAGGAAAAGGATCGTTCTGAATCACATGCCTTCCTTTCACAATCAACGTGTGAAGCGGTGTTTCCCGGGCGACCTCGATAGATATGTTAAAGTGGGTGGACACCCATAAATCATCGTATCTGTTCATGGCCGTGATTTTAGGGGCATTTCCGAATAACGGATACGGCTTCATTTGGTGCAAAATCCAAAGCGGTTCCTTATCCTGGTGAAATGTGACAAAAAAATGAATTAATTCATTTGAAATGGCACTGTAGTTTTTTAGACTCGCGCGAAATACCTCATGCAGTCCCGTAGTGCCGAAGCTTGTCATAGTTTTTCCTTCGGAATGCCATTTGGCGTGAGCCAAACATTCTTGAATATCGCCAATTGTATATTTTTTCGCAATTCTCATCCATAGATCGTAATCCATGCAAAAATAATAGCTCTCATCGACTCCACCGACATCGAGAAAGGTGCTTTTCCTGATGAAAGCGGCGGGCTGGCATATAATACACGCCTCAAACAATCGTCTTTTGCTGAAAGCCTCAACGGGATGAGCAACAATGATACGATCATGCTCATCGGTGTAATTTCCTCTGCCATAGACCATGCCCCACTCCGGATGGTCATGGAATGCTTGAACTGCTTTTCCGACCGACCATGGCATATAAGTATCGTCCGAATTCAGCCATCCGATAATCGAACCCTTTGCCATAGCCAGTCCTTTGTTAATGGCGTGTGCCTGTCCGCGGTCGGGTTCCGAAACAAAACGAAATCTTTCACCCAAATAACTGTAACTGTGCAATATCCCAAGCGTTTCATCGGAGGAGCCTCCGTCTATGATAATATGCTCAATATT
The window above is part of the Paenibacillus hamazuiensis genome. Proteins encoded here:
- a CDS encoding FkbM family methyltransferase, producing MDHDFQSKISMYSQFVKPGALCFDVGANVGNRTAVFLHLGANVVAVEPQPDCIQSLWAQFGNHPKFTLVQKALGPYEGVGELNLSQWNPLASMSAEWIHQTKASGRFAHIDWYNKIQIQVTTMDNLIREYGIPAFCKIDVEGYESHVLAGLSVPIPVLSFEFTKEHLQPAVECVHLLAALGNYRFNISSEESMRFDLPYWLEPKQFLADLDRILPNPLAWGDVYAVLVG
- a CDS encoding FkbM family methyltransferase is translated as MIDLYSLCKNYGIGNHGVIHLGAHEGQEVHLYQSLGMQNILFVEANPDVYHRLNANVSSFPNVRTANYAITDRNGVVQFHVTTSDFCSSVLPLKTVTTNYPGIAEMYQITIPSRTVDSLLAELHFSPADFKLLNMDIQGAELLALQGAGGLLQHLDAITTEVNFEELYEGCVLIGQLDHFLSVYGFHRVETVQYHPTWGDAFYVRGSLIGR
- a CDS encoding FkbM family methyltransferase is translated as MTGESAAYQWGEEFLVLAHNSFGQMLKMFISGPGIVEDYIMKTGRWEPHLADLMSRFSKEGGVVLDVGAYIGYHTLNLASLSPGITCICFEPHPAIYGTLTRNVAANSLSNVQAYNYAVGDSQGTVSFYMQSKDNYNRALSTIHYHHEIGSFEETKVTSITLNDFLNEDIKSRVNVLKIDTQGNEYQVLKGASDILHKSRPLIAFEYHPHCGVVLEDIVNLMPGYDIYKMDALNGELRKLHEPDPNNFALDYVCIPRSL
- a CDS encoding glycosyltransferase family 2 protein; amino-acid sequence: MTAHDYPLVSIITPSFNQGKYIRETIESVLAQEYPNIEHIIIDGGSSDETLGILHSYSYLGERFRFVSEPDRGQAHAINKGLAMAKGSIIGWLNSDDTYMPWSVGKAVQAFHDHPEWGMVYGRGNYTDEHDRIIVAHPVEAFSKRRLFEACIICQPAAFIRKSTFLDVGGVDESYYFCMDYDLWMRIAKKYTIGDIQECLAHAKWHSEGKTMTSFGTTGLHEVFRASLKNYSAISNELIHFFVTFHQDKEPLWILHQMKPYPLFGNAPKITAMNRYDDLWVSTHFNISIEVARETPLHTLIVKGRHVIQNDPFPCSIYVNNQFYKNDVIQPGTFKLNIEIPWGSQNLDVQIDCYYHVIPAQIGLSSDPRALSYIVDEVSPLSAKEYEFYQVLQNGTAHVQEWLSKNRYPTPDL
- a CDS encoding EcsC family protein; protein product: MDRFRTYEDKIRLELKQWENKLLQPPGFVERTSRLVQGKINQVIPEKVHEAITAAVKGIVKTALFSLDYIPKGEPLEGISLAERDRRASELLSVYKKLAAAEGAGTGAGGILLGLADFPLLIGIKMKFLFELAHVYGFRTKDYRERLFLLYVFQLAFSGQTKKPALLQTILRWPETAASLPPLQSNVEHIDWQQLQQEYRDTIDFRKMLQLVPGIGAVVGAWANYGLLEELGETGINCFRLRLLNGPQPEPLEGPEAE
- a CDS encoding glycosyltransferase 61 family protein — protein: MSIAQRLQNVLKKDWDGFVVEVFREWLHQEPSSYDLNYYVSLLRSGKSKLEVLFSILYAIRHQMSKFWSGTSPSEVCINTKDWLVSFCNMNGMHPYYVKFDTEPPSIRYDAKTIWPSPYHHKFIKLLHDPPEQFVAVVPWGRVWGPNGAVCTPDHKLLWDISLEYNKQPYQHSIFSETVLPPLIKSNETVAVLTSVASSNYYHWLFDVLPRFELLRRSGIPIDRFIINRQSRPRFQAETLAALGIPEEKLLDCNESTHLEARTLVVSSMPGCTGQVPKWVSDYLKKQLLGNSKTNPFSGYERIYITRAHTKYRKVINEDEVIRFLEGYGFHPVALEFLTVQEEAQLFASAKVVVAPHGAGLTNLIYCNPGTKVVEIFAPNYVHPVYWVLSHNLGLDYYYLTGEGRVDPTNSLNVVEDIRVDLYKLSETLRFANVTNERAGESLVKMDFIRKLRSLFRMDESNDIILHPNAVESAVKDWDSLNIRSIWTLKTMMSKEGYDFVRDCYRELLCRMPGQEELDFHVNLLWSGMSKLDLALGIMQSQEAIGLYSRN
- a CDS encoding YheC/YheD family protein, which produces MDSPYVGIMVGDKMYSRIPSGKTRHEAIHYYHDAGKRYGLTPAFFRMRDYNPEQKCVTAYINENGRYVAKKIPVPAVIHNRAIYPSDKEFRELEAWERSGLRIFNRWNRFGKLHVHETLMMDPALRPHLPGTFPATRENIAAMMKMYDQIIIKPDRSSIGRGVMKLERCPGGWQLTYPVTLSVQNNKWRNIRFRNALPRLLLRRLAGMKYIVQQCLPLATYRGRPFDMRVSVQRGAGGEWQVTGIVAKVAGKAVFLTNVAKGGSVYRLEHILQEEYPHLSVPEVMRGVADFSLSVARRLSSQLPHLADLGLDIGITTSGFPLFVECNGKDQRYSFRKAGMMEEWRSTYFNPIAYAKYLLDSGDTPPM
- a CDS encoding glycerophosphodiester phosphodiesterase, which codes for MTVTGLAHRGYPRKYPENTISSFQAALDLNFSVLELDVQLTKDGVPVVIHDTTVNRTTNGKGRVIDYTFEELRKLDAGGGQPIPTLEEVLALAKGKAKVDIELKQSGNLYPGLEEKVLEVVADAGMQDQVFVTSFDHYSIIRMRELSADIELGLVIYGATPSVFPLAKQLGAKYVSVKSIYLNDDFVRRCAEQDIRIIAWTIDDEEEMRALRSRYPQIWVCTNELEKWKACVEE
- a CDS encoding glycosyltransferase family 4 protein; amino-acid sequence: MRKVPYVAIVTPGTFAIPSGKSSSVELVVENVAKRVSGETKLFVFGKKTKRLPSREIRDGVVYIRPQVRKKGGYIYRVNRELKLLQPDVIQVENRPRFVLFLRKRHPRTPIWLSLHSLNFVSRPYISRVQLKRCCEAADLIIVNSEYLRERITRLVPGIRSKVRINHLGVDLERFKSRWEDEGRRLRQQMMTGQGLEGRKIILYVGRWIEQKGIHRLLEAMPDIVREVPEAMLIIIGGASYGSNRITPYVRELYRLARKVPKHVRFVDFVPHDRIEDWYRIADVQVVPSLSKEAFGLVNVEAMATGVPVIGTNVGGVGEVIVHGVTGFLLEPDHLGEHLPKAAVTLLKHDELRRCMAEQCLRHVREHFTWEHTAARWLDMIRER